In Rhinoraja longicauda isolate Sanriku21f chromosome 16, sRhiLon1.1, whole genome shotgun sequence, the genomic stretch TTGGATCTTATTTGATGTACTAATACTCAGTCTCACAGCCTAAAcactaattaaaaataaaaattacagCACTTTACTAGACAAAATAAATTGCTACTTACTTTCCTTTTGGAAAAATAATgataaaatatttgtttttctgGCTTGGTGTCCCTTCTTTAATACTGACCTGTCAGAGCCACAAAACGTGGAAGGCACAGTCTGTTTGCCAGGGCAATTAACTCAATTGGATCAAGCTGTGAATTGAATGAGAGTTGGCTGGTGTACAGGTACTCCAGAATTGCTTGCATACAAGCCTTGCTTGTAGTGGGGAAGTAGACCTGTAAGTGAAGGCAACGTATTATCTGACAAGAACTCGTCTTCAAATGCTGTGTAATCTATTTATGATTAATACTTATTATTAAGAATTGATATATATTTGCATCCAAATCTGGATTGTTGTGACAGAACACTTTGCAAATCTAAACTGCTTTAAGAATATTTAGTACTTCAATAATTTCACCAACTTCATCTAATTTGATGCATAAATTACAAGAAAAAGTGAACGAATATTCTTCATTCACATGTAATAGATTTTGTATTCATGGAGCATGCATGCATCACTTGCATTAACTATCTCAAGCTTGCTGAAAGTTCCAGAATGACAGGAGACTTCTATAGAAAGCTCAGCAAGCAACCACAGGCATACAATGGCTCCATGAGTGGCATCTATCCAGTTGTTCTGAGGTTTTGCCAAACATACTTTTGCTAAGCTTTCAAAACttaattgaatgcattcagtctaGAATGAAGCTAGAATATAGCACTAGTAAACTTTTGGTCTTAACATTTTTCACAAACTTAAAGATGCTCATACCATTGCAAATTGTTGTGGCTACATTAATACCGTGCAAATATTAGAAACATTTTGCAGAATTTTTAATCTGGAAAGCATCAGATTCatgtacattttattttttaaaccagcattatGGAATTGAAAATCCATTTTCGCCACCTTTCTTCCCATCCAAAATGAATGAAGTATGATAACAAGCATTAGGAGGCTGTTTTAGGTAACACTGGAAATTTTACTCTGTATTTCTGAGTGTAACAATAACTCTTACAAActtcagatgcaccatagaaatcaGACGGtcgagttgcatcacagcttggtttggaaacagctctgcgcaataccgcaagaaattgcagagtcgtAGATATAACCCAGTACATCACATGGTCCAAACTTCCACCCATCGACTCTATCTATACTTCAAGATACTTCGAAAAACAAGCAACAtaaccaaagacttgtcccacattccttcttctccctgctcctgcccGGCAGAAGGTgtagaagcttgaaaacacacaccaccaggctcgggaatagcttcttcccctcttatcaggcttctgaatggcccttccataggCTAGGGTATTATCCGATtaatctctaccccattgtggacattggacttgctgtggaattgatgcactacaaagctgatagctatactctgcactctgtaacttcccCTTTGCATTACCTATTGCACTCtagtttgacatgattgtatttgtgtgatatatctgttctgtttggatagcatgcaaatcaaagctttttactgtacttcagtacacatgacaataataaacctaaagtcaATCATGATGTCCTGAGATGGTTTGCAGACCCACGAGGTGTGTGGGATAATCTATTCCTTGTACAATGCTCCCTTTGGCTTATGACAGACAGAAACTGACCGATCTTGTCCTGGGAGTCTGTTGCTGCTCACTCAAAAGATGTTGAGCTTTATCCGAGACCCCAATTTCTAAATTATCTCTCAGAGGTCTCTCTTCTGATGACCCTTTCAGCCCCATTATCATCCCATGGCATCAGGTACTGATTCCTATCATTGCTACAGCGTTAatgccttccccccccctctccctcccaccacccccccaatcCAAACCACCAGATATAGTGCTCGAATGCCTTTCCTCCCAATCAAATTTCAGCCCCTGCTATTACAGATTTTTAGCCACTGGCCTTCACAATCCACAAGGTCGATGTCCTTTTACCCTGAGTTCCAGGCAGGGATTTGGTCATGGGAGTCACACTGAGAGCAGGACAGGATTTCCACATACCGCCACCCCAATGCCCCAGACCTCCCATTCTGTTAACACTCCCTGCAGTACCGTTATTCTCACATCATGGTAGGGATAGTAACTGTGGAAACCTGACATTCACATAGGCTTTACAATCAGACGTCAATGAAAAAAACTTTGATGCAATTTGTTTACAAAAATATTGTGATATTGATACCATGCTGCCCTATTTTAACTACTCTAGCATTCCAACATGCCAAAAACATGGATACAAGGCAAGATTCATAGTTGCAGGCCAACACTTCACATTTACACATTTACTCAGAAAGAAGGGTTCACCACAATCAGTTCAGGATACCTACTCTCCACCAGAGGAGTAAAGGCCAACTGTAGACACCTTCGCCACAGcttagcagccccccccccccccccccaatgcagaTGAGACCATGGCCTTCTTGGTCTGTAAGGCTCAGGTGCTTGCTGTATTAACCAGGAAAGCCATTAAACACAAACAAATTGTAAGTTCAATCTAGTTGATACCTTTTCTCAAAGAGCATGAGGGCATTACATCAACCAACCTCTTGGATGGAACTCTCCAGGAAAGATCCTCCAAACATAGCTGCCATCCATTCACAACTAGAAATTAGCAGAGACTTGTGGCCATTAATACTCCCATCTTCTAATTTAAGAATTACATCTGCGTTGAAAGTGGAAAAATTGTTAACATTTCAATTGTAAAAATCTAATTGTAAAACAGCACAATAATGTAACAATGACAAGAGCTAATTGTGTTTTGTATTTAGTGCATGCTATAAATATTTCAGATTGTTAGTCCTTAGACAACATGGCACCAAGAATAATCTTGTTTAAACAATTCACTCTCTCAACATTCTATTCATTATCATGACTGTCATCTGATACCATAAGCTAGAAGTGGCATTTTATATATAACATACAAAGTGTTCTTTAAAAAACTCGTATTTATTTTAGGAAGGGGCAATTGTGCTGGCAGTTTGTTCAGTTTCACCAATGCTTTGTTACATCCAAATAAAGTCATACAATGCTAATGTTCTTTTTCTAAATTGAAGCTGTGCACAGAAAACAAATATGTCAAACAAAATTTCCATAAATCCCTGGCGCCATTTATATATTAGCTTAATGTATTTAGATTGGAATCACGAATCATCTTACTCCAGAACAAGGGAGGAAGGAGTCTTGCTCCATTTCACTGTGAAGTCAACTCAAAACAAGTGTTCAGCAATGTTAAGCTTGCAGTGTGAGCAGAATTCTTAGGGAAATCACGTGaaaatattccaatgaataacaaacaaaaaacattGGGCAATGTATACCAAATAAAAACATTCTACATTGTTTCTAAGTTAGAGAGAAACTATGAAGTTGACAATGGGAATCTTTAAAAGTTCCCAAAGTTAATCATAGTGCTTCGTACCACAATGCACAAAAACTGTTTACTCAAATACCCAAAAGCAAATGTtgttatttaaatttaaaacagGGTCAGAATTTTCCCAGGTATTTTTTATTTGGAAGCTTAATTGAATGTGTTTTCTGCTGGCTGAGGTCATGAGATTTCTGTTAATATAGATGCATTCAAAAATCTGAAAAGGCAGACTAATAAAATGATTTTGAATTAACAGGAATAGACATTAAAAAGACTAATATGTAACTATATTAGAAATTATTACATTACCAGAAAACGTTCCCTTTGCCAAGCATTCCTTTATTCGATTTGCTTTTCTGACGTGAAATGCTTTTGTGATCTCCTGATTCATAAAGGCTTCtttattttgaatattttcaaCCATCATACGCAAATCAAAAACTTCCAAAATTTCTGCTATTTGTGCAATTCTCATCAGATCTTTCTCGTTTTCATCCAGCTCTCCCATGTAGAGAAATCGTAGTACAGCTTCAAAGGGCCCAGGCTGGATTGATGGGTCCATTGTAACCACTGTAATTACACCTGTCCTCTTTGTTACAGGGTTCTCCAGGACTTCTTCGTGAATATAATTAAAGGCCTTGCTCCACGAAGATAGCGGTTTTCCTGCTTGCATTTCATTCACTGCTGAGGATTCATTTTCATGCCTGCTCACTTTCAAAATGCCATCACTCTTGGATGCTCTTAGAGTGCAATGTGTTGAGCTAACACCAATTTCACTGCCATCATCATCTGTATCAAGACTCAAAGTTCTCATCAAATGGTCTCGACAGGATTTCACTGGTTTCTCATTTTTCTCAGTTGTTTGTGACTCAACAGTTAGTTCCAATAAAAATAGATCGTAAAATTTTGAAGATGAGGTAGCCAGGTATACCTTGTGAGCATAGATTTTAACTTGGTTCTTAAGTACAAACATAGCATCAGCACATAGTGGATTGTTGAGCAGATGGCTAGGTCTAAAAGCACTCACAGGATTATCTGGAATTTTCATGACTGGAGGTGGTGGTTTAGGTGGTAGGAATGGAGCCTGGAGCAAAGGCTTCTGCACCTTCTTCAGATGAGATTTCCAGAACTGAAGGTGTCGCCTGGAAATCAGTGCTCCTCTGACAGCATTATCGAATACATCCTTGATGCCAAACTGATCAAACACGCTGGTCTCATAATATGGGATTCCAAGTTCTTTGGCTACTTCTCGGCCCTTCTCAGGAGGTAAAATATCATTGGGTCTTATTGGTCTAGGAATAAATACAATGAAATAAATGATTTGCCAACATTTCATCAACATTACTTGCACCAAGTTCTTGAGACATTTCCAATCTGTTAAGAAACTGTCTAAAACTTCAAGCTTTTCTTTCCTTATAATCGCTCACAGTTAATTGCTAAGGTGCATTCCTGTTGCAGCACAGAAAGGGAGTTCACACCATGCCCAAGTTATGAATGTGGTAAGTTAAAGGTTTCTCAAAAATCCAGGGTAAGTAATTTTGCTTTTGGCATACTGATTATGCCCGTGCACCAAGAGTACTGACAGATCTATTATAAGCAGAAATAATTTGGTTAGAAGAGAGCCTACATCCGCTAATACCAGTTATGAAATCCGAAGATGGAAAGCCCCAGTGTCATGCCCACTCTCATGCAATCATAAAGGACTCCATCTTTAAGATGTGGTTTCATTTGGAATTGCTTAGATGCAAAATGTTGGCACAAGGACCCAGAATTAAAATTGCAGTGGAACTTAAGATTCATCAGATTCTAATTGCAGATTCAAGTTTTTAAATTTGTTTCTACAAGCATGAAATTGCACAACAAATTTGGTTTTAATCAGCAGTTTATCACATTAGATTGGAAGAAGAAAATATTTCTTATGATAATTGAATCTACCAATTTAGCCAATTATTGGGGATTTGATTGTTCTTACCAAGAGTTAGCAATTGGCATGAAATGTTGACCAAGGTAgaataaaaatgtataaaaatgttagAGCCGGGCAGAATTGTAGTGAAATTAAGTGTTGAATCAACTCCTGTTGATGTTCATGCTCCACAGTAGAGTTCTAATCATGTGTCCACTCCCTTCCAATTCCTAGTTCATTTTCTCTCAATCCAAATC encodes the following:
- the rhobtb1 gene encoding rho-related BTB domain-containing protein 1: MDAAMDYERPNVETIKCVVVGDNAVGKTRLICARACNTTLTQYQLLSTHVPTVWAIDQYRVCQEVLERSRDVVDEVSISLRLWDTFGDHHKDRRFAYGRSDVVVLCFSIANPNSLNHVKTMWLSEIKHFCPRTPVVLVGCQLDLRYADLEAVNRARRPLARPIRPNDILPPEKGREVAKELGIPYYETSVFDQFGIKDVFDNAVRGALISRRHLQFWKSHLKKVQKPLLQAPFLPPKPPPPVMKIPDNPVSAFRPSHLLNNPLCADAMFVLKNQVKIYAHKVYLATSSSKFYDLFLLELTVESQTTEKNEKPVKSCRDHLMRTLSLDTDDDGSEIGVSSTHCTLRASKSDGILKVSRHENESSAVNEMQAGKPLSSWSKAFNYIHEEVLENPVTKRTGVITVVTMDPSIQPGPFEAVLRFLYMGELDENEKDLMRIAQIAEILEVFDLRMMVENIQNKEAFMNQEITKAFHVRKANRIKECLAKGTFSDVILKLEDGSINGHKSLLISSCEWMAAMFGGSFLESSIQEVYFPTTSKACMQAILEYLYTSQLSFNSQLDPIELIALANRLCLPRFVALTEQYAVQDFLKAAKEGVDIDGEVLTYLELAQFHNAHQLAAWCLHHICTSYNSVCCKFRKEIKAISSENQEYFEKHRWPPVWYLKEEDHYQRVKKEREKDEVALHKHHSKRRWCFWHHSAVA